The following nucleotide sequence is from Scyliorhinus torazame isolate Kashiwa2021f chromosome 4, sScyTor2.1, whole genome shotgun sequence.
GAATAACTTGTTTCCTTTGAGACAAGAAGTTAAAAACAGAGGATTGAAAATTGACAGCATCATCATGGGGGAAATGAAAAGGGTTTATTTGATGCATAGGATTGCTTTGACCTGGAAATCACTCTCTGAAAGGGCGAAGGGAGCAGATTCAATACTAACTTTCAGAACGGATTTTAATTAATCCGTTATGTCGGGAAGTCACATGGTTATGGAGAAAGGAACGAGCACTTCAACTAATTGAAGAGTTCTTTCAGAGAGCCTGcacagaccataagacgtaggagcagaagtaggctattcagtccatcgaaTCATCTCCGCCGTTTAATGAGACAGTGAGCTTTGCGCACAGGCCATGGGAGAGAAGGAACATCCGAGTGAGGCAAAGGCAGAGTGAGTTTTAAGACTTACaaacagcttctgccccgctgttcccagactcctaaacgaccctcttatgtgttaagtaatgggttaagagacattgcaattagttgtctcatttatgttaagtatccattaattgacactgatatgtaaagggtcttcaggtggcctctgtcaggtggtgtgttgttaacagTTTTGGGCAGagactgtggaagtgaaataaatggtgtttggtgaaaaggaacaagaactttagattcttcatttcacagcaactaaaacgtctaacattatGGGCTGacatgattaacactacacccctgtctgATTCACCCGGTTCCGCGGTTATGTCGTTTCAttgtctaccttgtgttgccctattctgtattttcttttcacaTACTAAATGATatgtgagctgctcgcagaaaaatacttttcactgtacctcggtacacgtgacaataaagaaaatccaaatccaatttgtccatgagcagggagagagaggccaCATCTTTCTTtgtgcaacacggtagcacagtggttaacacagttgcttcaccgttccaggatcccagtttcgattcccggcttgggtcactgtctgtgcggactctgcacgttctccccgtgtctacgtgggtttcctccgggtgctccgatttcctccaacagtccaaagatgtgcaggttaggttgactatgctaaattgcccttaatgtaaaaaaaggtggggtggggttactgggttacggggatagggtggaggtgtgggcttctgtcgggtgccctttccaagggtcggtgcagtctcgatgggccgaatggcctccttctgcaatgtcaaTTCTATGATCCTCAGTGAGGCCACAGGCAGAGTGAATTTCAAGCTTTAAACTTGGGAATGTGGTGCAGAGCGGGAATTGTCTGCAGAGCAGGGCGAGGTGCCCTTTGCCGTTTCTCCTTACTTTTCAGCTTTCACACTTTCAGAGAATGGTCTTGCCCTGCTGTAGCTGAGGACGTAAGGGAATGAGCTGATTCGTTAGTAGTGGTCAAGGTCGGTAAGTCTTCAGAACTTTCATCAATTATAGTTTAAAAATAGATATTGTGGTTTATAATCAGTAAGGACTATAATTGGTAGTAACGAGGACAGGCCATAGAAAATTGGATTTAATCTAACTAGCCATCAGGGAGCGGGGTTGGCAGGAACTCAGGGAGGCGGAGCTTTGGGACGAacacagggcatcctgaagggggatgcTCAACAGCCAGATGTCgtcgtacacataggtactaacggcataggcagaaGAGTGATgatgtcctgcagaaggagttcagggagttaggcattaAGCAAAAATCAGGACCTCcatggttgtaatctcaggattactcactttgccacgtgccagcgaggctagaaatgggaagacagtgcagctaaacacgtggcctaactggtggtgtaggagggggagtttcagatttctggatcattGGGATGTCTTGCGGGGCAGGTGGGAACCGTAcagaaggactggttgcatctaaactcgagggcaccaatattctggctgggaggtttgctagagtcacttgggaggacttatactagtatggcagggggctgggaaccagaACGTTAGCTTcggaggtgtaataactgaaggggaaatagagggcaaaaataagagaacaacatttcCCTCAGGCAGGGCAAAAAAggtgacgagtgtgagaagtgaggtggtaaatgcaggactgagggtgttgtgaatgaatgcgtgcagtgtacaaacaaggtaaatgagcttgttgaacacattgaaattggccggtacatcacaggaacgtggctgcaaggggatcagggctgggatctaaatatacaaagaTATGTGTTCTAGTGAAAGGATAGGAAGatcggcaaagggggcggggttgcattgtttgtAAGGAATGAACTTAAATGGATagtaaggagcgatataggatcagaagggagAGAATCTTTGTGGAAgtgcaaaggtaaaaagatcccGATGGCAGTTATGTGCAggctccctagcagtagtcaggatgtggggcagaaaataaataaggagatagagaaagcatgtaaaaaaggcaatatcacaataatcatgggggacttcaatatgcagctgGTCTAGGAAAACCAGCTTGGCAGTAGATCCCAAGAAATTGAATTTGCGGAATGTCGAAGATGTTTTTTTTGGagaagcttgtgacagagcctctgTCATAGGCAAcaggaaacaggcaattctggatttggtgatgtgcaatgaggcggacttgattagggaacgtaaggtgaaggaacccttagggagcagtgaccacaatatgatagaatttaccctacagtttgagagggagaagctggaatcagatgtaaaggtattacaattaaataaggataactacaaagacatgagggaaaaGCTGGCCAGAGTTTATTAGAAAATGAGTCTCGCAGGGAAAACAGTTGATCAGCAATTGCAGTAGATTTTGGTAGATAATCGGTAGGCACAAcacaaattcatcccaaggaggaggaaacatgctaagggaggacaaggcatccacggTTGACGCGGGAAGTCAACGACAgcataaaacaaaaagaaaaagcatacaaagtcgcgaggattagtgggaagtgaGAGGATTggggaacctttaaaagcgagTGGAGGGCAGCTAAAAGAGCAATAAGCGGACAGAAGATGAAATATGtgcaagctagctcgtaatataaaagaagataagaataattatttttaaatatataaaaatagACGTTGGACCACTGAAAATGAAGCTGCAGGTGTAATAATAGGAAATAAATAAATAGCAGAAGAGCTGAAttgttattttgcatcagtcttcacggtagaagacaccagtgggatgccagagaatcaaggggcagaggtgagtgcagtgccaTCACTAagtagaagtttctggggaaatggAAAGTTCTGAAGGTGGCtacatcacctggaccagatggattacacccagggttctaaaagagatagctcaggtgATAGTGGACGCattgtggtgatctttcaggaatcactggaggcaggaagtgtcccggggactggaaagtggctattgtaacactgctgtttaagaagggagggaggaagaagacgggaaattataggccggttagcctgacttcggtcattggaaagattttagagtccattattaaagatgaaattgcggagtacttggaaggcaTAACAAAAtgcgactgagtcagcacagctttgtcaaagggagggcacgtctgacaaatctgttagagttatttgaggaggtaacaaggaagtaagagaaaggagaaccagtggacatgatttatttagatttccagaaggcctttgacacggtgccgcacaggaggctgttaaataaattaagagcccatggtgttaagagtaagatacTAGCATGGACAGAGGCTTGGCTGACTGGAAGAGGGCAGAGAGCGGGGATgaagggtatttttcaggatgacagccggtgactactggtgtgcctcaggggtgagTGCAGGGATCACAACTttgcacaatatatattaatgatctggaagaaggaactgaaggcactgttgctaagtttgcagatgatactaagatctgTAGAGCGACAGGTATTATTGAggcagcaggggggctgcagaagtatTTGTACAGGCTAGGAGAGTCgggaatgaagtggcagatgaaattcaatgtggaaaaatgtgaggttatgcactttggaaggaggaatgatgACATACTATTTTCTAACTGGGGAAATGcttagcaaatcagaagcacaaacggacttgggagtccttgttcacgattctcttaaggttaacgtgcaggttcagttggcagttaggaaggcaaatgcaatgttagcattcatgtcgagcagACTAGAACAGAACACCAGGGATGTAAgtctgaggctttataaggctccggtcaaaccccatttggagtattgtgagcagtttggggcgtcgtatctaagggaggatgtgctggccttggaaagggtctagaggggattcacaagaatgatccctggaatgaagagtttgtcatatgaggaacggttgaggactctgggtctgtacacgttggaatttagaaggatgaggggggatcttattgaaacttacaggatgctgcgaggcctggatagcgtggatgtggagaggatgtgtccactTGTCGCAAAACCAGAACCAGAGGCCACAATCTTAGTCTAAAGGGACGCTCCTTTAAATCAGAcgagcaggaatttcttcagccaaagggtggtgaatctgtggaactttttggtgcaaaaggctgtggaggcaagaTCACTGCGTGCCttaaagacagaaatagataggttcttgattaataaagggatcagggattctggggagaaggcaggagaatggggatgagaagaatatcaggcacaattgaatggcggagcagacacgatgggccgagtggcccaattctgttcctgtgtcttatggtcttatggaacagtAAGTATAAATTAATTACCTGAAAAGTGATGTCACaataaagcagtgacctgattggctggttggtaaTTTGTTGTAAATGTGAAAAACTAGAGTAATTAACCAAGTAGCGGAGTAACGAGGAGGTTAGTGAATTTAGCATTTAGTATTTATCGGATAAATATAGCACAAGGGACCATACAACTAATTTGAACTTAAATGTAGTAAGTATTTATTTTAATGTAACTAATTAATTTGTACTAAATTTAATGACTACGTATTTTGACGTAATGAAAAAAATAGTGctagaaatgtctgtcagtgtgggcagtgttctAACTGTGACATGTGGGAGTTCCGTTGCGCTTCCAATGTTCCAGATGTCTACGTCTCAGGATGtgtacccaattgcagctcctcacattccacgtggttcggttggagcaacaaTTGGATGCGCTTAagagcatgcagatggcggaaagcgtcatagataggagttatagagacgtggtcacacccaaggtgcgggAAGACAGATGGGTGGCCGCTCCAAAGGGCAGGCAGACATTTCAAGTATCTCCGTGGCTGTCCTCTCTCTAAAAAGTATACAGCTTTGGATAATGTTCGGGGGACAGGGTGGCCTATCGGGGTAAACAATAACAGCAGCGTTCAGAGCAGTGGCAGCACGGCTGGCTCTGTTGATCAgcaaggagggtcaaagcgcagaacatTAGCTCAAtgtgtagagggtccaacaagggatggtgcagcgtCGTACCTAATTATCGGGAAGAAACCTGTGACCActgacgtaccacagggatccgtccTGTGTCCCCTATAGTTTATCATTTATATAAAAGACATAGATGACTAGACGGGgaataggatcagtaagtttgcagatgacacataaaTTGACCGGATACTTCAACCCagataggggagcatttcagtgatagcgaacacaacatggttcaatttaaatttgttatggacaaaaTAATTGACAAGTTGCCAAAAAAGGCTTCGGAATGGGGGAAGAGTAGATTTTAGCAAAGTAAGGCAGGATCTTGCCAAGgtcgactggaaagagttacttgtggggaaacctaCAGACGAGCAGTGGGGGCTTTTAAAAATGAAACGGGGCGGCTGaaggcccaatatgttccctctgAGGTAACAGGGAGGTGTAACAAACCCAGAAaatcatggatgaccagagacattcaggatacgataaGAAAGAAAtgagaggcttttaacaagtataaggggaacaggtctgcagaggaattagtggagtacagaaagtgcaggatggatctttgaggagagcaaagaggggatatcagAATGCTCTTGCTGTTAACGGTAAGAAAAATTCCAAAATATTCTGTAAGCATTTAAATGGGAGTgcgtaaccagggaaagggtagtGTCAATTAATGACCAAGGAGGATATCTGTGGGTAGTGCCAGAGGACATCGATCGCatgttgaatgaatatttcacgTATGTTTCGCCCAAGAGAATGGAATtcggagagagagattgtgaaagtcttgagcaaattgtcacaggGAGTGACAGGGAGATATTGGCGGgcataaaagtggacaaatccacACGTCCGGTTAAATTTTCTCCCAGGCTGTTTAGCTCAATTCTGTcataggctgctgtgggaggcgcgGGGGGGAGGTTGCCGGAgccctgacccaaatttttaattcttctctggccagggGGAAGgtggcagaggactggagaacagctcacgTGGTCCCAACATTTCTGCAAAATTGTAGAGAcaggccagggaactacaggtcagcgagtctcacgtcagtggttgggatAATACTGGAGTatgttctgaaggagagaatctatctccacatggagaggcaaggtttgatcagggatagtcaactttgctttgtcagagggaggtcatgccgaacaaatgtggggcatgcacggtggcacaagtggatagcactgtggtttcacagcgccagtgtcccaggttcgattccccactgggtcactgtctgtgcggagtctgcacgttctccccgtgtctggtttcctccgggtgccccggtttcctcccacagtccaaatgcgtgcaggttaggtggattggccatgataaattgcccttagtgaccaaaaaggttaggggggggtattgagttacggggatagggtggaagtgagggcttaagtgggtcggtgcagactcgatgggccgaatggcatacttctgcactgtatgttctatgtaaatgtgattgatttttgtgagcatgtaaccaagtgttaagatgagggcagtgcagttgatgtagttaacATGTATTTCAGCAAAGACGTTGACcgtgtcccacatgggagacttattaagaaggaaaatgcacatgggatgcagaataatttgagaaggtggattcataattggcttagcgacGGAACACAGGagactgctttagtgtctggaggcCAGtggccagtggcataccacagggatccgtgttgtGCCCCCTATTGTTTATCATTTGTATAGATGATATAGATGATTATGCGGCAGGTCGGATACttaagtttacggatgacacaaagTTTGGCCGGATGCTtaacagtgagattgagtgtcttcTGTTACAGGTAGAAATAGACGGACGGTCAAATAGGTGGATAAATGGCAGATGGTATTTATCCCTGAAAAGgggatggtttagctcactgggctaaatcgctggcttttaaagcagaccaaggcaggccagcagcacggttcaattcccgtgccagcctccccgaacaggcgccggaatatggcgactgggggcttttcacggtaacttcattgaagcctactcgtgacaataagcgattttcattttcattatacactttggaaggcgtAATTAAACAAGGATGTGTACcaagaaaggtctgacactggtaagttccgaagaacaaagggaccttggcatattATTTCCATAGATCTCCTGAAGGCAGAAGTGCATGTTAACAGAGTGGTgggaaagggatatgggaaacGTGATTTTAGCAATCGGGGCATTGATCACAAAAGCGGGAGATCATAATGGAGCTGTTcagagctttggtgaggccacagctggagtattatgtgcaattctggtcgccacattataggatggGTGTAATTTCACTGGAGGGGTGCAAAtaggattcaccagaatgttgcctggggtggaacagtTAAGTTGTAAAGAGAGGTTTTGATTTGATTGGGTTATTTTCGCTGGAGCACAGGGGTGACCTGATTTAGATGTACGGTTATgaagggcacagacagagtggattgggagcagttgtaCCCTTTAGGAAGGGGCCGTTACGAGGGGAGACATGTTCAAAGTGAGGGATGGGAGGTTTAGCAGGGGTTTGAGGAAATATATTTTAATCCAGAGAATGGTGACAGTCTGAAATGCaatgcctgggagggtggaacttGCGGcatgcctcatatcctttaaaaagtatctggatgtgtACTTGGCACacaataacattcaaggctatgggccaagtctgGAAAATGGGTTTACGTGGGTCGATCAGTGCTTTTCAtcagtcggcgcagactcgatgggccgaaaggcctcttctgcactgtagtattctgtgattctgtgattatgaAAGTATGGCCATGTCTCCCCACacctctcgcacccccctcccacctatcCCCACACATTGTGATGAATATGATTAGGGTGGAGTTTGCATTTCAGGTTATGGTTAGCCTTCATGTTAAAACATTGTTTTTTTTGTTATGATTCTTCTTCAGCATTAGGGGTACAGCTGGATTTGGGATATATTTCAGACCAATTGTTGGTTCAGGGGTGACCGTTGAGGTGTGTGTTTGAGAAAGGAAGACTGACGAAGGACAACAGCAGAAAATATCTTTATATactgccttccccaccacaaatctCATGACACTTCACACAAATGTACAGCAAAATGTGACAACCAACCAAAAAAGCAGATAATAGAATGTTATTAgtgagtttcatagattatcatagattatcatagaatttacagtgcagaaggaggccattcggcccatcgagtctgcaccggctcttggaaagagcaccctacccaaggtcaacacctccgccctatccccataacccagtaaccccacccaacactaagggcaattttggacactaagggcaattatcatggccaatccacctaacccgcacatctttggactgtgggaggaaaccggagcaaccggaggaaacccacgcacacacggatgtGATAAGCTCTGTGTTACGATGGCAGACCTAGGACGCCGATACGGTGGATTTCATATTGAGTTCTGGGAAAATGGGAACAGATTTTAGAGGCAACAACAAGGTCAAAGAGTTCGCCTGGATAATTAGTTCGGATATCGGGAATAATTTTGCATGAACGGAGAGGTCAATGTTTGATTTCTTGAAGGTAGTCGTGATGAGGAGAGAGTCGGAATCCGAGGAGCGAAAATAACTAACAATATAGCTCACTTGGGAGCAGCCAAGGCACCCAGTCATATCCATCCGATCAGACGTCAGACTGAGACACTGGTGCGGTCAGAGGCTCGACCTGGAGTGTTTCACTGATGCTTCCCCAGGGGTGAAACCGCATAGCCATTTCCACCATCTGATTTGTAGAAGGAGAGACGGGAATTATTGGCAACAGGGAATGGTAAGTGTCATGACTCCGAATGTGTTGCCAGCAATAAATTGAGTGATAATTAACGGTCACGGGAAGATTACTAAACAGATTGAATGTTGTTTTCGCAAGAACCGGATGTGAGGCAAAGAGAATTGAACGAGTTGCAGTGAAGGACTGATGGTGACTGTACTTTATCTTCCTGTAATTTTGTGGTCACTATGGCAGTCGCCCTGCACCCTTTTCATCCAAACCTCCAGCGGTTACCTCTTGCTGCATATGTACTTTCTTTTGTGATCCTATTGGGAGTCTGGGATAAATATTACATTAATAAACAGGTAATAATGCAATTTAGCTCAGGCCTGGTCTCAGTTAGTATGCTTATGGATTATTTGAATAATAACAGTAACTGGATATTTTACAGCCTGCTTGAGCTGTTCTCTGAACTTGGATTGAGTGGctccataaataaatgtgtttgtgcagcagcttaaattccgcagcataaatccgactctcTGAAATATGAATTCAGCCTTGCTGTAGTCCCGGGTATTTGCTCCTGTAATGTTATAATATAAGAAATCTACGACGTGTACCAACCACAGAAGAATGAAACTGCCGGATATAGTGAAGAGTAAAATCACAGACtttcttctgctctccatctctggatcactGTGATTTTCTCCTTTACTCTGGGCCCTCAGTCCCTGACGGACCCGGTTACTAACTAagatgtgtctcactgtcagagtgttgagCAATAGAATAAAAGTGAATGGGAGCAGTGGGGTTAAAACATTATCAAACCAATCATATACTACCCATGCTGGTTCCGTGTAATAGCTTGGCTTTATATAACAGAACCATGGTACGTTGTTGATTATCTCTCCAGGCTCCTGTGC
It contains:
- the LOC140411367 gene encoding probable G-protein coupled receptor 139 produces the protein MHYPIDNVMKIYYTTLAVIGVPVNLVAIVILSQGKCGLSTCTTRYLVAMATADLLFITTEVIMWRIIYYYFPGSFLLITHACSVINVLRRATTECSVWFTVTFTFDRFVAICCQKLKTKFCTEKTATLVLATTCGLLCVKDIPYYFAQEPGEIINNVPWFCYIKPSYYTEPAWVVYDWFDNVLTPLLPFTFILLLNTLTVRHILVSNRVRQGLRAQSKGENHSDPEMESRRKSVILLFTISGSFILLWLVHVVDFLYYNITGANTRDYSKAEFIFQRVGFMLRNLSCCTNTFIYGATQSKFREQLKQAVKYPVTVIIQIIHKHTN